In Cotesia glomerata isolate CgM1 linkage group LG3, MPM_Cglom_v2.3, whole genome shotgun sequence, one genomic interval encodes:
- the LOC123260521 gene encoding LIM domain kinase 1 isoform X3 translates to MDETTTNDPGGGEGGEGGGSGPLICAGCLNAIEEDEFIQALNQEWHIDCFQCSACDASLSSWYFEKDGLLFCKDDYWAAYGEACQSCGQVITGPVMLAGDHKFHPECFACNSCGAFIGDGESYALVERSKLYCGICYKRQMQPLNRTANYPFVRKPHSIRLVEIPPGTKNSEKQRGIKLTLDSTPSPHSCGCGLLRISELSMSGDLMSLHIGDRILEINGTPVKDQPVESIENLIRYSDSVLQLTIEHNPDALSRRSNFSTTSSAFLSTAISPRTSPESRERIFKRRDEGYISGNRSRQLKRSKDPSNKERSSSMSRLLDCTPPSSSTCDLSRTRSFRVEPKSQRIFRASDLVKGELLGKGFFGQVYKVTHRETNEIMVLKELYRVDEEAQKNFLKEVAVLRSLHHNNVLRFIGVLYKDKKLHLVTEYIAGGTLRGLLHDTNVPLPWEQRTSFAKDIAAGMAYLHSMNIIHRDLNSHNCLVREDKTVVVADFGLARIIQNSNSSDKRRYSGPSSADGETKCPRKERKKRYTVVGNPYWMAPEMMKGNKYDEKVDIFSFGIVVCEIIGRVQADPDYLPRSSDFGLNQKVFREKFCANCPETFYMIAFLCCDLNPDKRPPFEVMEVWLEGLAMHLSVGAPLSPDLESDIRYYTGPSPISSESTTPESLAPQLRPIKEGTVHQEKKRNCCEDSTLEREIDVATTEEFKVPEPPRERYSRQNSQTDISKNSGKFSNQNLRSKVTAAATTSTMTASNDSDSPSIIISPDLSGFNGRFLRNQTKLKDCNQIIKTTDEIIGDESERKTLKNKPPLGIEVTKSPVKVKIPLMEKIRYVGNINTQSNFELPTELSNVDNKYSYKVNSVVSPKNVEKKYESLDNCSLKNDEQSPIDKSWKSPEAGGFVGTYFKQISKLRNSIEKSNKSVGRQNNNNVNATASNDVKKKGKDSSKTSAGSYLRRMKISPTKEQSKNAFTREEDEPTNNKESLEQQDVLLKDSDSDKDNLIYNDSLNDLNNFHTKDSCWLKRQDSVASSIGSILSRHTSLAVSDTLPLRNYPEKISCQPPFTELLCRQDSFCSNDSTSKADEYSSLNDFDINNIDSHTESNDKQFFTKQSINSDDMRFDYTSDLKLSSYPQVNYTECYKNKQVDLCRQDSFSTDSAVGTMRSDFFDDIDVAELRKNAEEHENCCTADKFCPLNRNASPIESTAL, encoded by the exons ATGGATGAAACTACAACTAATG ATCCTGGAGGTGGAGAAGGCGGGGAAGGAGGAGGTAGTGGACCATTAATTTGTGCTGGATGTCTTAATGCTATTGAAGAAGATGAATTCATTCAAGCACTCAATCAAGAATGGCATATTGATTGTTTTCa gtGTTCAGCCTGTGATGCTTCTTTATCGTCATGGTACTTTGAAAAAGATGGCCTACTATTTTGCAAAGATGATTACTGGGCAGCTTATGGAGAAGCTTGTCAAAGTTGTGGTCAAGTTATCACCGGACCAGTTATGTTGGCTGGAGATCACAAATTTCATCCAGAATGTTTTGCATGTAATTCATGTGGTGCATTTATTGGTGATGGTGAAAGCTATGCTTTAGTTGAAAGATCAAAACTTTATTGTGGAATTTGTTATAAACGACAAATGCAGCCACTTAATCGAACGGCAAATTATCCATTTGTTAGGAAGCCCCACAGTATAAGACTAGTAGAGATTCCTCCTGGTACTAAAAACTCTGAAAAACAGAGAGGAATTAAACTTACTTTGGATTCAACACCCAGTCCTCACAGCTGTGGATGTGGTCTACTCAGAATTTCCGa GCTCAGTATGTCTGGAGATTTGATGTCTCTACATATAGGAGACAGAATACTAGAAATAAATGGAACACCGGTAAAAGATCAACCTGTTGAGAGTATTGAAAATCTTATACGATATTCTGACTCAGTGTTACAA ctAACGATTGAACACAATCCTGACGCATTATCGCGACGAAGCAATTTTTCTACGACTTCATCAGCTTTTCTTTCGACGGCGATAAGTCCTCGAACGAGTCCAGAAAGTAGAGAGCGAATATTTAAACGTCGAGACGAGGGCTATATAAGTGGAAATCGGAGTCGTCAATTAAAAAGATCTAAGGATCCATCGAATAAAGAACGTAGCAGTTCAATGTCAAGATTGTTGGATtg taCACCACCATCAAGCTCAACCTGCGATTTGAGTAGAACGAGATCATTCCGCGTGGAACCAAAAAGTCAACGAATTTTCCGTGCAAGTGATTTAGTCAAGGGTGAGCTCTTGGGTAAGGGTTTTTTTGGGCAAGTATATAAAGTAACGCATCGTGAAACCAACGAAATAATGGTACTAAAAGAGTTGTACAGAGTAGATGAAGaagcacaaaaaaattttcttaaagaaGTAGCAGTTCTTCGATCTTTACATCACAACAATGTACTTCGTTTTATTGGTGTACTTTACAAAGACAAAAAACTTCATCTTGTTACTGAGTACATCGCTGGTGGTACTTTGAGAGGACTACTTCATGATACGAATGTACCGTTGCCGTGGGAACAAAGAACGTCATTCGCTAAAGATATAGCTGCTGGTATGGCCTATCTTCACTCAATGAACATAATACACCGGGACCTGAATTCACATAATTGTCTTGTTCGAGAAGACAAAACCGTAGTTGTAGCCGATTTTGGGTTAGCGagaataatacaaaatagtaATTCATCTGATAAAAGACGATACAGTGGACCATCATCGGCTGATGGTGAGACAAAGTGTCCAcgaaaagaaagaaaaaaacgtTACACTGTCGTAGGTAATCCATATTGGATGGCACCAGAGATGATGAAAGGCAATAAATACGATGAAAAAGTCGATATTTTTAGCTTCGGTATTGTCGTATGTGAAATAATTGGACGTGTTCAAGCAGACCCAGATTATCTTCCACGTTCTTCTGATTTTGGACtaaatcaaaaagtatttAGAGAAAAGTTTTGTGCTAACTGTCCAGAAACTTTTTACATGATTGCTTTTTTGTGTTGTGATTTAAATCCAGATAAAAGACCACCATTTGAAGTTATGGAAGTTTGGTTAGAAGGTTTGGCAATGCATTTGTCTGTTGGTGCTCCTCTTTCACCAGATTTAGAGTCGGATATTCGGTATTACACTGGTCCTAGTCCAATTAGCAGTGAATCTACAACTCCAGAATCACTGGCACCGCAATTAAGACCTATTAAAGAAGGAACAGTACATCAAGAAAAAAAGAGAAATTGTTGTGAAGATAGTACACTGGAAAGGGAAATAGATGTTGCTACAACTGAAGAGTTTAAAGTACCAGAACCACCTAGAGAACGATATTCACGGCAAAATAGTCAGACtgatatttcaaaaaactctggaaaattttctaatcaAAATTTACGATCTAAAGTTACTGCTGCTGCTACTACTTCTACTATGACTGCTTCTAATGATAGTGATTCGCCgagtattattatttcaccTGACTTGAGTGGTTTTAATGGACGTTTTTTGAGAAATCAAACAAAGTTAAAGGACTgtaatcaaattattaaaaccaCCGATGAAATAATTGGCGATGAAAGTGAacgtaaaactttaaaaaacaaaccACCACTAGGAATTGAAGTTACAAAGTCTCCGGTAAAAGTTAAAATACctttaatggaaaaaattcgatacgttggcaatataaatacACAAAGTAATTTTGAATTACCTACTGAACTAAGTAATGTTgacaataaatattcataCAAAGTTAATTCAGTAGTGAGTCCAAAAaatgtggaaaaaaaatatgagtcTCTGGATAattgttcattaaaaaatgacgAACAGAGTCCAATTGATAAGTCGTGGAAATCACCAGAAGCGGGTGGCTTTGTTGGtacttattttaaacaaattagtaaattaagaaattctaTTGAAAAAAGCAATAAATCGGTCGGTcggcaaaataataataatgtaaacgCAACAGCGAGCAatgatgtcaaaaaaaaaggtaaagaTTCTAGTAAAACATCCGCAGGATCTTATCTTAGGCGGATGAAAATTTCACCGACAAAAGAGCAATCTAAAAATGCGTTTACTAGAGAAGAAGATGAACCgacaaataataaagaatcatTAGAACAACAGGATGTTCTATTAAAAGATAGTGATAGTGATAaggataatttaatttataatgattcgttaaatgatttaaataattttcatactaAAGATAGTTGTTGGTTAAAGAGACAAGACAGTGTTGCTTCGAGTATCGGTAGTATTTTATCCCGACACACGAGTCTTGCAGTATCAGATACACTTCCATTGCGAAAttatcctgaaaaaatttcatgtcaACCTCCTTTTACAGAATTACTTTGTCGGCAAGATAGTTTTTGTTCTAATGATAGCACTTCTAAGGCTGATGAGTATTCAAGTTTAAATGActttgatattaataatattgacaGTCATACTGAATCTAatgataaacaattttttacaaaacaaTCGATAAATAGTGATGATATGAGATTTGATTATACAAGTGATTTAAAGTTATCATCATATCCACAAGTTAATTATACagaatgttataaaaataaacaagttGATTTATGTAGACAAGATAGTTTTAGCACAGACAGTGCTGTAGGAACAATGCGTAgtgatttttttgatgatattgACGTAGCTGAGTTACGTAAAAATGCTGAAGAACATGAAAATTGTTGTACAGCTGATAAATTTTGCCCACTAAATCGTAATGCTTCACCAATTGAAAGCACGGCATTGTaa
- the LOC123260521 gene encoding LIM domain kinase 1 isoform X1: MDETTTNDPGGGEGGEGGGSGPLICAGCLNAIEEDEFIQALNQEWHIDCFQCSACDASLSSWYFEKDGLLFCKDDYWAAYGEACQSCGQVITGPVMLAGDHKFHPECFACNSCGAFIGDGESYALVERSKLYCGICYKRQMQPLNRTANYPFVRKPHSIRLVEIPPGTKNSEKQRGIKLTLDSTPSPHSCGCGLLRISELVRNVRGKMNKLMTSVVEVLFRLCCRFFNNRLSMSGDLMSLHIGDRILEINGTPVKDQPVESIENLIRYSDSVLQLTIEHNPDALSRRSNFSTTSSAFLSTAISPRTSPESRERIFKRRDEGYISGNRSRQLKRSKDPSNKERSSSMSRLLDCTPPSSSTCDLSRTRSFRVEPKSQRIFRASDLVKGELLGKGFFGQVYKVTHRETNEIMVLKELYRVDEEAQKNFLKEVAVLRSLHHNNVLRFIGVLYKDKKLHLVTEYIAGGTLRGLLHDTNVPLPWEQRTSFAKDIAAGMAYLHSMNIIHRDLNSHNCLVREDKTVVVADFGLARIIQNSNSSDKRRYSGPSSADGETKCPRKERKKRYTVVGNPYWMAPEMMKGNKYDEKVDIFSFGIVVCEIIGRVQADPDYLPRSSDFGLNQKVFREKFCANCPETFYMIAFLCCDLNPDKRPPFEVMEVWLEGLAMHLSVGAPLSPDLESDIRYYTGPSPISSESTTPESLAPQLRPIKEGTVHQEKKRNCCEDSTLEREIDVATTEEFKVPEPPRERYSRQNSQTDISKNSGKFSNQNLRSKVTAAATTSTMTASNDSDSPSIIISPDLSGFNGRFLRNQTKLKDCNQIIKTTDEIIGDESERKTLKNKPPLGIEVTKSPVKVKIPLMEKIRYVGNINTQSNFELPTELSNVDNKYSYKVNSVVSPKNVEKKYESLDNCSLKNDEQSPIDKSWKSPEAGGFVGTYFKQISKLRNSIEKSNKSVGRQNNNNVNATASNDVKKKGKDSSKTSAGSYLRRMKISPTKEQSKNAFTREEDEPTNNKESLEQQDVLLKDSDSDKDNLIYNDSLNDLNNFHTKDSCWLKRQDSVASSIGSILSRHTSLAVSDTLPLRNYPEKISCQPPFTELLCRQDSFCSNDSTSKADEYSSLNDFDINNIDSHTESNDKQFFTKQSINSDDMRFDYTSDLKLSSYPQVNYTECYKNKQVDLCRQDSFSTDSAVGTMRSDFFDDIDVAELRKNAEEHENCCTADKFCPLNRNASPIESTAL, encoded by the exons ATGGATGAAACTACAACTAATG ATCCTGGAGGTGGAGAAGGCGGGGAAGGAGGAGGTAGTGGACCATTAATTTGTGCTGGATGTCTTAATGCTATTGAAGAAGATGAATTCATTCAAGCACTCAATCAAGAATGGCATATTGATTGTTTTCa gtGTTCAGCCTGTGATGCTTCTTTATCGTCATGGTACTTTGAAAAAGATGGCCTACTATTTTGCAAAGATGATTACTGGGCAGCTTATGGAGAAGCTTGTCAAAGTTGTGGTCAAGTTATCACCGGACCAGTTATGTTGGCTGGAGATCACAAATTTCATCCAGAATGTTTTGCATGTAATTCATGTGGTGCATTTATTGGTGATGGTGAAAGCTATGCTTTAGTTGAAAGATCAAAACTTTATTGTGGAATTTGTTATAAACGACAAATGCAGCCACTTAATCGAACGGCAAATTATCCATTTGTTAGGAAGCCCCACAGTATAAGACTAGTAGAGATTCCTCCTGGTACTAAAAACTCTGAAAAACAGAGAGGAATTAAACTTACTTTGGATTCAACACCCAGTCCTCACAGCTGTGGATGTGGTCTACTCAGAATTTCCGa GTTAGTGAGAAATGTACGCGGAAAGATGAATAAACTGATGACCTCTGTGGTGGAGGTTCTATTTAGACTATGCTGCAGATTCTTTAATAATAG GCTCAGTATGTCTGGAGATTTGATGTCTCTACATATAGGAGACAGAATACTAGAAATAAATGGAACACCGGTAAAAGATCAACCTGTTGAGAGTATTGAAAATCTTATACGATATTCTGACTCAGTGTTACAA ctAACGATTGAACACAATCCTGACGCATTATCGCGACGAAGCAATTTTTCTACGACTTCATCAGCTTTTCTTTCGACGGCGATAAGTCCTCGAACGAGTCCAGAAAGTAGAGAGCGAATATTTAAACGTCGAGACGAGGGCTATATAAGTGGAAATCGGAGTCGTCAATTAAAAAGATCTAAGGATCCATCGAATAAAGAACGTAGCAGTTCAATGTCAAGATTGTTGGATtg taCACCACCATCAAGCTCAACCTGCGATTTGAGTAGAACGAGATCATTCCGCGTGGAACCAAAAAGTCAACGAATTTTCCGTGCAAGTGATTTAGTCAAGGGTGAGCTCTTGGGTAAGGGTTTTTTTGGGCAAGTATATAAAGTAACGCATCGTGAAACCAACGAAATAATGGTACTAAAAGAGTTGTACAGAGTAGATGAAGaagcacaaaaaaattttcttaaagaaGTAGCAGTTCTTCGATCTTTACATCACAACAATGTACTTCGTTTTATTGGTGTACTTTACAAAGACAAAAAACTTCATCTTGTTACTGAGTACATCGCTGGTGGTACTTTGAGAGGACTACTTCATGATACGAATGTACCGTTGCCGTGGGAACAAAGAACGTCATTCGCTAAAGATATAGCTGCTGGTATGGCCTATCTTCACTCAATGAACATAATACACCGGGACCTGAATTCACATAATTGTCTTGTTCGAGAAGACAAAACCGTAGTTGTAGCCGATTTTGGGTTAGCGagaataatacaaaatagtaATTCATCTGATAAAAGACGATACAGTGGACCATCATCGGCTGATGGTGAGACAAAGTGTCCAcgaaaagaaagaaaaaaacgtTACACTGTCGTAGGTAATCCATATTGGATGGCACCAGAGATGATGAAAGGCAATAAATACGATGAAAAAGTCGATATTTTTAGCTTCGGTATTGTCGTATGTGAAATAATTGGACGTGTTCAAGCAGACCCAGATTATCTTCCACGTTCTTCTGATTTTGGACtaaatcaaaaagtatttAGAGAAAAGTTTTGTGCTAACTGTCCAGAAACTTTTTACATGATTGCTTTTTTGTGTTGTGATTTAAATCCAGATAAAAGACCACCATTTGAAGTTATGGAAGTTTGGTTAGAAGGTTTGGCAATGCATTTGTCTGTTGGTGCTCCTCTTTCACCAGATTTAGAGTCGGATATTCGGTATTACACTGGTCCTAGTCCAATTAGCAGTGAATCTACAACTCCAGAATCACTGGCACCGCAATTAAGACCTATTAAAGAAGGAACAGTACATCAAGAAAAAAAGAGAAATTGTTGTGAAGATAGTACACTGGAAAGGGAAATAGATGTTGCTACAACTGAAGAGTTTAAAGTACCAGAACCACCTAGAGAACGATATTCACGGCAAAATAGTCAGACtgatatttcaaaaaactctggaaaattttctaatcaAAATTTACGATCTAAAGTTACTGCTGCTGCTACTACTTCTACTATGACTGCTTCTAATGATAGTGATTCGCCgagtattattatttcaccTGACTTGAGTGGTTTTAATGGACGTTTTTTGAGAAATCAAACAAAGTTAAAGGACTgtaatcaaattattaaaaccaCCGATGAAATAATTGGCGATGAAAGTGAacgtaaaactttaaaaaacaaaccACCACTAGGAATTGAAGTTACAAAGTCTCCGGTAAAAGTTAAAATACctttaatggaaaaaattcgatacgttggcaatataaatacACAAAGTAATTTTGAATTACCTACTGAACTAAGTAATGTTgacaataaatattcataCAAAGTTAATTCAGTAGTGAGTCCAAAAaatgtggaaaaaaaatatgagtcTCTGGATAattgttcattaaaaaatgacgAACAGAGTCCAATTGATAAGTCGTGGAAATCACCAGAAGCGGGTGGCTTTGTTGGtacttattttaaacaaattagtaaattaagaaattctaTTGAAAAAAGCAATAAATCGGTCGGTcggcaaaataataataatgtaaacgCAACAGCGAGCAatgatgtcaaaaaaaaaggtaaagaTTCTAGTAAAACATCCGCAGGATCTTATCTTAGGCGGATGAAAATTTCACCGACAAAAGAGCAATCTAAAAATGCGTTTACTAGAGAAGAAGATGAACCgacaaataataaagaatcatTAGAACAACAGGATGTTCTATTAAAAGATAGTGATAGTGATAaggataatttaatttataatgattcgttaaatgatttaaataattttcatactaAAGATAGTTGTTGGTTAAAGAGACAAGACAGTGTTGCTTCGAGTATCGGTAGTATTTTATCCCGACACACGAGTCTTGCAGTATCAGATACACTTCCATTGCGAAAttatcctgaaaaaatttcatgtcaACCTCCTTTTACAGAATTACTTTGTCGGCAAGATAGTTTTTGTTCTAATGATAGCACTTCTAAGGCTGATGAGTATTCAAGTTTAAATGActttgatattaataatattgacaGTCATACTGAATCTAatgataaacaattttttacaaaacaaTCGATAAATAGTGATGATATGAGATTTGATTATACAAGTGATTTAAAGTTATCATCATATCCACAAGTTAATTATACagaatgttataaaaataaacaagttGATTTATGTAGACAAGATAGTTTTAGCACAGACAGTGCTGTAGGAACAATGCGTAgtgatttttttgatgatattgACGTAGCTGAGTTACGTAAAAATGCTGAAGAACATGAAAATTGTTGTACAGCTGATAAATTTTGCCCACTAAATCGTAATGCTTCACCAATTGAAAGCACGGCATTGTaa
- the LOC123260521 gene encoding LIM domain kinase 1 isoform X2 — translation MFKFDPGGGEGGEGGGSGPLICAGCLNAIEEDEFIQALNQEWHIDCFQCSACDASLSSWYFEKDGLLFCKDDYWAAYGEACQSCGQVITGPVMLAGDHKFHPECFACNSCGAFIGDGESYALVERSKLYCGICYKRQMQPLNRTANYPFVRKPHSIRLVEIPPGTKNSEKQRGIKLTLDSTPSPHSCGCGLLRISELVRNVRGKMNKLMTSVVEVLFRLCCRFFNNRLSMSGDLMSLHIGDRILEINGTPVKDQPVESIENLIRYSDSVLQLTIEHNPDALSRRSNFSTTSSAFLSTAISPRTSPESRERIFKRRDEGYISGNRSRQLKRSKDPSNKERSSSMSRLLDCTPPSSSTCDLSRTRSFRVEPKSQRIFRASDLVKGELLGKGFFGQVYKVTHRETNEIMVLKELYRVDEEAQKNFLKEVAVLRSLHHNNVLRFIGVLYKDKKLHLVTEYIAGGTLRGLLHDTNVPLPWEQRTSFAKDIAAGMAYLHSMNIIHRDLNSHNCLVREDKTVVVADFGLARIIQNSNSSDKRRYSGPSSADGETKCPRKERKKRYTVVGNPYWMAPEMMKGNKYDEKVDIFSFGIVVCEIIGRVQADPDYLPRSSDFGLNQKVFREKFCANCPETFYMIAFLCCDLNPDKRPPFEVMEVWLEGLAMHLSVGAPLSPDLESDIRYYTGPSPISSESTTPESLAPQLRPIKEGTVHQEKKRNCCEDSTLEREIDVATTEEFKVPEPPRERYSRQNSQTDISKNSGKFSNQNLRSKVTAAATTSTMTASNDSDSPSIIISPDLSGFNGRFLRNQTKLKDCNQIIKTTDEIIGDESERKTLKNKPPLGIEVTKSPVKVKIPLMEKIRYVGNINTQSNFELPTELSNVDNKYSYKVNSVVSPKNVEKKYESLDNCSLKNDEQSPIDKSWKSPEAGGFVGTYFKQISKLRNSIEKSNKSVGRQNNNNVNATASNDVKKKGKDSSKTSAGSYLRRMKISPTKEQSKNAFTREEDEPTNNKESLEQQDVLLKDSDSDKDNLIYNDSLNDLNNFHTKDSCWLKRQDSVASSIGSILSRHTSLAVSDTLPLRNYPEKISCQPPFTELLCRQDSFCSNDSTSKADEYSSLNDFDINNIDSHTESNDKQFFTKQSINSDDMRFDYTSDLKLSSYPQVNYTECYKNKQVDLCRQDSFSTDSAVGTMRSDFFDDIDVAELRKNAEEHENCCTADKFCPLNRNASPIESTAL, via the exons atgtttaaattcG ATCCTGGAGGTGGAGAAGGCGGGGAAGGAGGAGGTAGTGGACCATTAATTTGTGCTGGATGTCTTAATGCTATTGAAGAAGATGAATTCATTCAAGCACTCAATCAAGAATGGCATATTGATTGTTTTCa gtGTTCAGCCTGTGATGCTTCTTTATCGTCATGGTACTTTGAAAAAGATGGCCTACTATTTTGCAAAGATGATTACTGGGCAGCTTATGGAGAAGCTTGTCAAAGTTGTGGTCAAGTTATCACCGGACCAGTTATGTTGGCTGGAGATCACAAATTTCATCCAGAATGTTTTGCATGTAATTCATGTGGTGCATTTATTGGTGATGGTGAAAGCTATGCTTTAGTTGAAAGATCAAAACTTTATTGTGGAATTTGTTATAAACGACAAATGCAGCCACTTAATCGAACGGCAAATTATCCATTTGTTAGGAAGCCCCACAGTATAAGACTAGTAGAGATTCCTCCTGGTACTAAAAACTCTGAAAAACAGAGAGGAATTAAACTTACTTTGGATTCAACACCCAGTCCTCACAGCTGTGGATGTGGTCTACTCAGAATTTCCGa GTTAGTGAGAAATGTACGCGGAAAGATGAATAAACTGATGACCTCTGTGGTGGAGGTTCTATTTAGACTATGCTGCAGATTCTTTAATAATAG GCTCAGTATGTCTGGAGATTTGATGTCTCTACATATAGGAGACAGAATACTAGAAATAAATGGAACACCGGTAAAAGATCAACCTGTTGAGAGTATTGAAAATCTTATACGATATTCTGACTCAGTGTTACAA ctAACGATTGAACACAATCCTGACGCATTATCGCGACGAAGCAATTTTTCTACGACTTCATCAGCTTTTCTTTCGACGGCGATAAGTCCTCGAACGAGTCCAGAAAGTAGAGAGCGAATATTTAAACGTCGAGACGAGGGCTATATAAGTGGAAATCGGAGTCGTCAATTAAAAAGATCTAAGGATCCATCGAATAAAGAACGTAGCAGTTCAATGTCAAGATTGTTGGATtg taCACCACCATCAAGCTCAACCTGCGATTTGAGTAGAACGAGATCATTCCGCGTGGAACCAAAAAGTCAACGAATTTTCCGTGCAAGTGATTTAGTCAAGGGTGAGCTCTTGGGTAAGGGTTTTTTTGGGCAAGTATATAAAGTAACGCATCGTGAAACCAACGAAATAATGGTACTAAAAGAGTTGTACAGAGTAGATGAAGaagcacaaaaaaattttcttaaagaaGTAGCAGTTCTTCGATCTTTACATCACAACAATGTACTTCGTTTTATTGGTGTACTTTACAAAGACAAAAAACTTCATCTTGTTACTGAGTACATCGCTGGTGGTACTTTGAGAGGACTACTTCATGATACGAATGTACCGTTGCCGTGGGAACAAAGAACGTCATTCGCTAAAGATATAGCTGCTGGTATGGCCTATCTTCACTCAATGAACATAATACACCGGGACCTGAATTCACATAATTGTCTTGTTCGAGAAGACAAAACCGTAGTTGTAGCCGATTTTGGGTTAGCGagaataatacaaaatagtaATTCATCTGATAAAAGACGATACAGTGGACCATCATCGGCTGATGGTGAGACAAAGTGTCCAcgaaaagaaagaaaaaaacgtTACACTGTCGTAGGTAATCCATATTGGATGGCACCAGAGATGATGAAAGGCAATAAATACGATGAAAAAGTCGATATTTTTAGCTTCGGTATTGTCGTATGTGAAATAATTGGACGTGTTCAAGCAGACCCAGATTATCTTCCACGTTCTTCTGATTTTGGACtaaatcaaaaagtatttAGAGAAAAGTTTTGTGCTAACTGTCCAGAAACTTTTTACATGATTGCTTTTTTGTGTTGTGATTTAAATCCAGATAAAAGACCACCATTTGAAGTTATGGAAGTTTGGTTAGAAGGTTTGGCAATGCATTTGTCTGTTGGTGCTCCTCTTTCACCAGATTTAGAGTCGGATATTCGGTATTACACTGGTCCTAGTCCAATTAGCAGTGAATCTACAACTCCAGAATCACTGGCACCGCAATTAAGACCTATTAAAGAAGGAACAGTACATCAAGAAAAAAAGAGAAATTGTTGTGAAGATAGTACACTGGAAAGGGAAATAGATGTTGCTACAACTGAAGAGTTTAAAGTACCAGAACCACCTAGAGAACGATATTCACGGCAAAATAGTCAGACtgatatttcaaaaaactctggaaaattttctaatcaAAATTTACGATCTAAAGTTACTGCTGCTGCTACTACTTCTACTATGACTGCTTCTAATGATAGTGATTCGCCgagtattattatttcaccTGACTTGAGTGGTTTTAATGGACGTTTTTTGAGAAATCAAACAAAGTTAAAGGACTgtaatcaaattattaaaaccaCCGATGAAATAATTGGCGATGAAAGTGAacgtaaaactttaaaaaacaaaccACCACTAGGAATTGAAGTTACAAAGTCTCCGGTAAAAGTTAAAATACctttaatggaaaaaattcgatacgttggcaatataaatacACAAAGTAATTTTGAATTACCTACTGAACTAAGTAATGTTgacaataaatattcataCAAAGTTAATTCAGTAGTGAGTCCAAAAaatgtggaaaaaaaatatgagtcTCTGGATAattgttcattaaaaaatgacgAACAGAGTCCAATTGATAAGTCGTGGAAATCACCAGAAGCGGGTGGCTTTGTTGGtacttattttaaacaaattagtaaattaagaaattctaTTGAAAAAAGCAATAAATCGGTCGGTcggcaaaataataataatgtaaacgCAACAGCGAGCAatgatgtcaaaaaaaaaggtaaagaTTCTAGTAAAACATCCGCAGGATCTTATCTTAGGCGGATGAAAATTTCACCGACAAAAGAGCAATCTAAAAATGCGTTTACTAGAGAAGAAGATGAACCgacaaataataaagaatcatTAGAACAACAGGATGTTCTATTAAAAGATAGTGATAGTGATAaggataatttaatttataatgattcgttaaatgatttaaataattttcatactaAAGATAGTTGTTGGTTAAAGAGACAAGACAGTGTTGCTTCGAGTATCGGTAGTATTTTATCCCGACACACGAGTCTTGCAGTATCAGATACACTTCCATTGCGAAAttatcctgaaaaaatttcatgtcaACCTCCTTTTACAGAATTACTTTGTCGGCAAGATAGTTTTTGTTCTAATGATAGCACTTCTAAGGCTGATGAGTATTCAAGTTTAAATGActttgatattaataatattgacaGTCATACTGAATCTAatgataaacaattttttacaaaacaaTCGATAAATAGTGATGATATGAGATTTGATTATACAAGTGATTTAAAGTTATCATCATATCCACAAGTTAATTATACagaatgttataaaaataaacaagttGATTTATGTAGACAAGATAGTTTTAGCACAGACAGTGCTGTAGGAACAATGCGTAgtgatttttttgatgatattgACGTAGCTGAGTTACGTAAAAATGCTGAAGAACATGAAAATTGTTGTACAGCTGATAAATTTTGCCCACTAAATCGTAATGCTTCACCAATTGAAAGCACGGCATTGTaa